A region from the Panicum hallii strain FIL2 chromosome 1, PHallii_v3.1, whole genome shotgun sequence genome encodes:
- the LOC112883635 gene encoding polyamine transporter PUT1 isoform X2, with the protein MGECSTEYRVLPSSNADANGVAASAPAPASLRKVSIVPLVFLIFYEVSGGPFGIEDSVGAAGPLLAIAGFLVLPVIWSIPEALITAELGTMFPENGGYVVWVASALGPYWGFQQGWMKWLSGVIDNALYPVLFLDYLKSAVPALGGGPPRAFAVLGLTAVLTLLNYRGLTVVGWVAICLGVFSVLPFFVMGLISLPKLRPARWLVVDLHNVDWNLYLNTLFWNLNYWDSISTLSGEVDNPGKTLPKALFYAVIFVVVSYLYPLLAGTGAVPLDRSQWSDGYFADLAKLLGGAWLMWWVQAAAAMSNMGMFVAEMSSDSYQLLGMAERGMLPAFFARRSRHGTPLVGILFSASGVLLLSSMSFQEIVAAENFLYCFGMLLEFIAFVLLRVRRPDAPRPYRIPLGTAGCVAMLVPPTALIVVVLALSTLKVALVSLGAVAVGLVLQPLLRLVEKKGWLRFAVNSDLPDIGVGHAHAPAAADETLAP; encoded by the coding sequence ATGGGCGAATGCAGCACGGAGTACAGGGTCCTCCCCAGCAGCAATGCCGATGCCAACGGCGTggcggcgtcggcgccggcgccggcgtcgcTCCGCAAGGTCTCCATCGTCCCGCTGGTCTTCCTTATCTTCTACGAGGTCTCCGGCGGGCCGTTCGGCATCGAGGACAGCgtgggcgcggcggggccgcTCCTCGCCATCGCCGGCTTCCTGGTCCTCCCGGTCATCTGGAGCATCCCGGAGGCGCTGATCACGGCGGAGCTGGGCACCATGTTCCCGGAGAACGGCGGGTACGTCGTGTGGGTCGCCTCGGCGCTCGGACCCTACTGGGGGTTCCAGCAGGGGTGGATGAAGTGGCTGAGCGGCGTCATCGACAACGCGCTGTACCCCGTCCTCTTCCTCGACTACCTCAAGTCCGCCGTGCCTGCGCTGGGCGGTGGCCCGCCGAGGGCGTTTGCGGTCCTGGGACTCACGGCGGTGCTGACGCTGCTCAACTACCGCGGGCTCACCGTCGTCGGCTGGGTAGCCATCTGCCTGGGCGTGTTTTCCGTCCTGCCGTTCTTCGTCATGGGCCTCATCTCGCTCCCCAAGCTCCGGCCGGCGAGGTGGCTGGTGGTGGACCTCCACAACGTGGACTGGAACCTGTACCTCAACACGCTGTTCTGGAACCTCAACTACTGGGACTCGATCAGCACGCTGTCCGGCGAAGTGGACAACCCCGGCAAGACGCTGCCCAAGGCGCTGTTCTACGCGGTCATCTTCGTGGTAGTGAGCTACCTGTACCCGCTCCTCGCCGGCACCGGCGCGGTGCCGCTGGACCGGTCGCAGTGGAGCGACGGCTACTTCGCGGACCTTGCCAAGCTCCTCGGCGGCGCGTGGCTGATGTGGtgggtgcaggcggcggcggcgatgtcgAACATGGGCATGTTCGTGGCCGAGATGAGCAGCGACTCGTACCAGCTGCTGGGCATGGCGGAGCGGGGCATGCTGCCGGCCTTCTTCGCGCGGCGGTCGCGGCACGGGACGCCGCTGGTGGGCATCCTCTTCTCGGCGTCGGGCGTGCTGCTGCTCTCCTCCATGAGCTTCCAGGAGATCGTGGCCGCCGAGAACTTCCTCTACTGCTTCGGCATGCTGCTGGAGTTCATCGCCTTCGTGCTGCTGCGCGTGCGGCGGCCCGACGCGCCCCGGCCGTACCGCATCCCGCTCGGCACCGCCGGGTGCGTAGCGATGCTGGTGCCGCCCACGGCGCTGATCGTGGTGGTGCTCGCGCTGTCGACGCTCAAGGTGGCGCTCGTGAGCCTCGGCGCCGTGGCCGTCGGCCTCGTGCTGCAGCCGCTGCTGAGGCTCGTGGAGAAGAAGGGGTGGCTCAGGTTCGCCGTGAACTCGGACCTCCCTGACATCGGCGTGGGGCACGCGCACGCACCCGCCGCGGCAGACGAGACGCTGGCGCCGTAG
- the LOC112883635 gene encoding polyamine transporter PUT1 isoform X1, with protein MGDARSEVPLAVLQDRPGSPAPPPADPGSDIGQQEKLAPNTGSAASSAPMGECSTEYRVLPSSNADANGVAASAPAPASLRKVSIVPLVFLIFYEVSGGPFGIEDSVGAAGPLLAIAGFLVLPVIWSIPEALITAELGTMFPENGGYVVWVASALGPYWGFQQGWMKWLSGVIDNALYPVLFLDYLKSAVPALGGGPPRAFAVLGLTAVLTLLNYRGLTVVGWVAICLGVFSVLPFFVMGLISLPKLRPARWLVVDLHNVDWNLYLNTLFWNLNYWDSISTLSGEVDNPGKTLPKALFYAVIFVVVSYLYPLLAGTGAVPLDRSQWSDGYFADLAKLLGGAWLMWWVQAAAAMSNMGMFVAEMSSDSYQLLGMAERGMLPAFFARRSRHGTPLVGILFSASGVLLLSSMSFQEIVAAENFLYCFGMLLEFIAFVLLRVRRPDAPRPYRIPLGTAGCVAMLVPPTALIVVVLALSTLKVALVSLGAVAVGLVLQPLLRLVEKKGWLRFAVNSDLPDIGVGHAHAPAAADETLAP; from the coding sequence AAGCTCGCCCCGAACACCGGATCGGCAGCAAGTAGTGCTCCGATGGGCGAATGCAGCACGGAGTACAGGGTCCTCCCCAGCAGCAATGCCGATGCCAACGGCGTggcggcgtcggcgccggcgccggcgtcgcTCCGCAAGGTCTCCATCGTCCCGCTGGTCTTCCTTATCTTCTACGAGGTCTCCGGCGGGCCGTTCGGCATCGAGGACAGCgtgggcgcggcggggccgcTCCTCGCCATCGCCGGCTTCCTGGTCCTCCCGGTCATCTGGAGCATCCCGGAGGCGCTGATCACGGCGGAGCTGGGCACCATGTTCCCGGAGAACGGCGGGTACGTCGTGTGGGTCGCCTCGGCGCTCGGACCCTACTGGGGGTTCCAGCAGGGGTGGATGAAGTGGCTGAGCGGCGTCATCGACAACGCGCTGTACCCCGTCCTCTTCCTCGACTACCTCAAGTCCGCCGTGCCTGCGCTGGGCGGTGGCCCGCCGAGGGCGTTTGCGGTCCTGGGACTCACGGCGGTGCTGACGCTGCTCAACTACCGCGGGCTCACCGTCGTCGGCTGGGTAGCCATCTGCCTGGGCGTGTTTTCCGTCCTGCCGTTCTTCGTCATGGGCCTCATCTCGCTCCCCAAGCTCCGGCCGGCGAGGTGGCTGGTGGTGGACCTCCACAACGTGGACTGGAACCTGTACCTCAACACGCTGTTCTGGAACCTCAACTACTGGGACTCGATCAGCACGCTGTCCGGCGAAGTGGACAACCCCGGCAAGACGCTGCCCAAGGCGCTGTTCTACGCGGTCATCTTCGTGGTAGTGAGCTACCTGTACCCGCTCCTCGCCGGCACCGGCGCGGTGCCGCTGGACCGGTCGCAGTGGAGCGACGGCTACTTCGCGGACCTTGCCAAGCTCCTCGGCGGCGCGTGGCTGATGTGGtgggtgcaggcggcggcggcgatgtcgAACATGGGCATGTTCGTGGCCGAGATGAGCAGCGACTCGTACCAGCTGCTGGGCATGGCGGAGCGGGGCATGCTGCCGGCCTTCTTCGCGCGGCGGTCGCGGCACGGGACGCCGCTGGTGGGCATCCTCTTCTCGGCGTCGGGCGTGCTGCTGCTCTCCTCCATGAGCTTCCAGGAGATCGTGGCCGCCGAGAACTTCCTCTACTGCTTCGGCATGCTGCTGGAGTTCATCGCCTTCGTGCTGCTGCGCGTGCGGCGGCCCGACGCGCCCCGGCCGTACCGCATCCCGCTCGGCACCGCCGGGTGCGTAGCGATGCTGGTGCCGCCCACGGCGCTGATCGTGGTGGTGCTCGCGCTGTCGACGCTCAAGGTGGCGCTCGTGAGCCTCGGCGCCGTGGCCGTCGGCCTCGTGCTGCAGCCGCTGCTGAGGCTCGTGGAGAAGAAGGGGTGGCTCAGGTTCGCCGTGAACTCGGACCTCCCTGACATCGGCGTGGGGCACGCGCACGCACCCGCCGCGGCAGACGAGACGCTGGCGCCGTAG